AGCGTTTCCACCACGAACAGGCCGGCCAGCGATTCACCGATCAGCGCGCGCTCGTCGGTGGTCGGGTAGCGCTGGCGCACCTGTGGCATCAGTTCATCGCGCAGGAAGGTGCGGTAGGCCGCCGAGCCGCCGATGCGCGGCGCGATCTTCTGGTCCTGCGGGTCCTTGCTGGGGCCGGTCATGTCGCGGCGGCGCTCGGTGTTCTCGATGCCGACCAGCAGGAACGGACGCATGCTGCCATTGCCACTCAGCACCTGCACCAGGCCGGCCACGTGCAGGAAATCCTCACCGATGCCGCCGTCGGGCATGTAGAGCACCGGCAGCGGCGTTTTCGGGTCAAGGCCCCACGGCTGCGGGCGGTAGACGTTGATGCGACGGGTCTCGCCCAGCGCCTTCGACTGCACGGTGAAGGTCTCGCCGATGACCAGCGGCGTGGCCGGCGTTGTCTGCGCGGACGGCGCCGGTTCGGCGGCCATCAGTGGCGTGGTGGAGACAGCGGACAACAACAGCGACAGCACGATGAGGCGCATGGGGAAAACCCATCCTGGGAAAGAGACCGAGGATACCGCCCTGCCGCAGGCATTGGCGGCTTCGGCACGCTCAACACCCCTGCCAGATGCGTAGATCCACGCCAAGCGTGGATGGACCACTGTAGAGCCGAGCCCACGCTCGGCTAGGCCTTGGTGCAAACCGCAGCCGAGCATGGCTCGGCTCTACAACACCTCACCCAGGCGCGGACGCCAACACCTCGTTCGTCGCAAATGCACCGATATTTGAGGACATGACTCGCGGGTCGTGCCACCACTTCAGGCGATAATCACGCCAACTATCCACGTGATACATCACGGCATTGTCGCCGCCGCCAGCAGATTTCGACATTTTCCAACGCGATTGACTGAGCACTAGAACGAACACGTCGCGTGCTGTCGCTTGCTGCATCAGATGTGTCTGCGCCACCATCGCCGCGCGCCTGGGTACTGCATTTCTCTTCGGAGAATCCTCATTGAAATCCAAGCGCATGCGTAAACACCATGCTGCGCCACCGACAACGGGTGGCACCGGGCCTGCAAGCCCGTGATGACTGTAAGCATGTTGTTTGCGCTCACCCGCCGACACTGTCTCTGGACCGTGCCGGCGGGTGATCCGTCGGCCTTCATGGCGGGCGGTGCGTGGGGGTTTTCGGACCCGCCGGTTAACTGCTTACTGTCATCCCGGCTTGCAGCCACGCATCGCCCGCCACCCGCCCTGCGCGGTGGCATTCCCACCCCAGCGCCGAGGAAGCCGACATGACCCAGCGTCCGCCCTATGCTTCAGATGCCGCCAGCGTCAACGATGACGACGACAACCCTTCGCCCGAACTGAGCACCTTCCTGGGCTGCCTCAGACGCATCCGCGCGGGCGAAGGCGCCGATGGCTTGCCCTGGCCTGAAACCAGCCTTTCCGCAGGGCGCGGGGTTGCCCTGTCGCGGGTGGAACGGGCCGCCATCGGCATGCTGACCGTGGCGGAAATGCTGCACGCAGCCGACCGTTGTCGGTCGATGGCAACACCGGAACGCCATCTGGATGAGGGCGTGGTTGAAGGGCTGTTCTTTGGCTGCCGCAGCCTGGCCGAGCTGGTGTGCCGGGATGTGCGGCCGGAGTAGCCTCACCCTGCACCGCAAACCGGGCCATACTGGGGCCGGACCGGCCGGTACCGGGTCCCATCGAAACCTACAAGGAGGTTTGTATGTTGAATGTTGTGATCGTTGCCGCGCTGGCTGCTGGCCCCGCTGCGTCCGTACCGTATGCCGATTGCCTGCTGGGCAATATCCAGCCCGGACTGTCCGATCATGCAGTGCAACTGGTACAGCAGGCGTGTGCCGCAAAGCATCCAGACAGTTTCCTTGCCTCGCTGGAACTGGAACGCACCTACAGCGCCCAGCGGCAGGCGCGGTTCGATGCGGATCGTGCCGCGGCGGAGCGGGCCGCCAACGCCGCAGCCTCTGCCGCACAGGCAGCGGCGGAGCGCGAGACGGCGCGAGCGCAGGGTGCCAAGGCCAAGTAGGAGTTGGCACAAGCAACAAAAAAGGCACCGCTTGGCGGTGCCTTTTTGAATGACCTGGATCATTGATGCAATGGTGGGCCGTGTAGGATTCGAACCTACGACCAAAAGATTAAAAGTCTTCTGCTCTACCGACTGAGCTAACGGCCCATTGCACTGCCCCAGCCTTTCGGCGGGGTGGGCATTCTACCCTACTTTGTCCGATCGCGTGAAACCCCGGTGTGTCGAGGTTGCCGGCCAGCGGCCGGCTCTACCTCGATCTGGGCCGCGGGCTTAAACCTTCCGGGCCAACGTCGCATCTCAGCTGTGATCCATCGCGGAACTCCGGATGCGCCTGCCCTTCAGCCTCATTGCCGCCCTGCTGCTGCCCTGCGCGGCCCTGGCCGCCCCGTCCCAGGTGGTCACCGACGACATTGCCCGCTTCTGGGCCACCTACGATGCGGTGCGCGCCGAACCCGACGCCGAGCGCCAGGTGGCGCTGGTCCAGCAGCGCTACATCGATCCGGGCAGCCCGGGACTGCATGCGCTGATGCAGGTGCGCAACTACACCGCCCGCGAATACGCCGAGGCCATGAACGCGTGGCCGCGCTTCTGGACATCGGTGCGGCCGCTCACCGCCAACGCACAGCAGGCCAGTGCCTCGCTGGAGCGCGATCTGGCTGCGTTCCGTGCGCTCTACCCTGCCCTGCGCCCGGCCACCATCACCTATGCGGTGGGCGTGCTGCGCACCGGTGGCACCACGCTGGGCGACAAGGTGCTGCTTGGAGCGGAGATGGCGCTGGGCGATGAGCGCGTGGACGTGAGCGAGCTTCCGGAGAAGATGCGCGACCGCCTGCGGATCTTCTACGACAGCCGGCCGGGCGCGAACAACGCGCAGAACAACCTGCACGAGTACGTGCACACGCAGCAGCGTGAGACCACCGGCAGCCTGGCCCAGTACGCGGTGCGCGAGGGTGTGGCCGAGTATGTAGCAGAGCGGTTGAGTGGGCGTCGGCCGGCGTTGCCGCTGTACAGCTACGGGCCCGCGCATGAGGCGGACATCCGCACGCGTTTCATTGCCGAGATGGACGGCGGTAACCTCGACAACTGGCTCTACAACAGCGCCCGCAATCCGTTCGGGGTGAGTGATCTGGGGTACTACGCCGGGTATCGCATCGCACAGGAGTACATGCGGCGGCAGAAGGATGAGAAGGCTGGGATCGCGCGGATGATCGAGTTGGACTATGCCGATCCGAAGTCGGTGCGGGCCTTCATCGAGGCGTCGGGGTGGTTGCCTGATGAGGCTGCCGGCCAGCGGCCGGCACTACCAGACTCCAGCCGCCGGTAGCGCCGGGACAGAGAGTGCGAACCAACGGTTCGCACCCACCATCGGGGGCATCAGCCCCATCACCTCAGGCGTACAACGTGGGGTCCGGCACGCCGGCTTCGGTGAAGCCCTGCGCGCGCAGGCGGCAGGCGTCGCAGTGGCCGCAGGCGGCGCCGTTGGCGTCGGCGTTGTAGCAGGACACGGTCAGGCCGAAGTCCACGCCCAGGCGCACGCCTTCGCTGACGATCTGGCCCTTGCTGAGGAACTGCAGCGGGGCATGCACCTTGATGCCCGCGCCTTCCACGCCCGACTTGGTGGCCAGGTTGGCCAGCGCCTGGAACGCGGCCACGAACTCGGGGCGGCAGTCCGGGTAGCCGGAGTAGTCCACGGCGTTGACGCCGCAGAAGATGTCATTGGCACCGAGCACTTCGGCCCAGCCCAGGGCCAGCGACAGCATGATGGTGTTGCGCGCCGGCACGTAGGTGACCGGGATGCCGGCACCGCCGGCTTCGGGCACGTCGATGTCGTCGGTGAGTGCCGAGCCACCGATGCTGCGCAGGTCCACGTCCACGGTCTTGTGCGCGACCACGCCCTGGGCCTTGGCCACGCGGGCGGCGGCGTCCAGTTCGGAGGTGTGGCGCTGGCCATAGCGCACGCTCAGGGCATGCACGGCGAAGCCCTGTTCCTGGGCCATGGCGATGACGGCGGCTGAATCCATGCCGCCGGAGAGAAGCACGACTGCCTTCTTCATGGGTAAAACATCCGGTTGGGAGGGGAAAGCCAGCACGCTGTCCCGCGCCGGAGTTACATCAGGGAACGTTGCCTGGCCTCATCGGCCCGGCTCGTCGTTCCACAGGATTTTATGCAACTGCATCTGGAAGCGCACCGGCAGGCGGTCTTCGACGATCCAGTCGGCCAGCTGGCGCGCGGTGATCTCGCCCTTGCTGGGCGAGAAGAACACGGTGCAGCGCTTGACCAGATCGTGCTCGGCCAGCAGGGCCTTGGCCCAGTCGTAGTCTTCGCGGCTGCAGATGACGAACTTGATCTGGTCGCGGGCGGTCAGCAGCGGCAGGTTTTCCCAGCGGTTGCGCGCCACTTCGGCCGAACCCGGGGTCTTGATGTCGACTACGCGCGATACGCGCGGGTCCACCGCGCTGACATCCAGCGCGCCGGAGGTTTCCAGCGAGACGTCCATGCCGGCGTCGCACAGCTTCTGCAGCAACACCAGGCAGCGCTTCTGCGCCAGCGGCTCGCCGCCGGTCACGCAGACGTGGCGCACGCCCTGGGCCATCACCTCGGCCACGATGTCGTCGATGTCCCACCAGGTGCCGCCGTGGAAGGCGTAGGCGGTGTCGCAGTACTGGCAGCGCAGCGGGCAGCCGGTCAGGCGCACGAACACGGTCGGCCAGCCGGCGGTATCGGCTTCGCCCTGCAGCGAGGTGAAGATCTCGGTGATCTTCAGGCGCGGCAGCGGCGACTGCACGATGTCGCTGGGGGTGGCGACGGCGTTGGACGGGGTAACGGCGGTCATGGCGGGCACTTCTTGGTGGGACACGTGGCGGGTGGGCTACCGTGGCCGGTAACGAAAGCAGCCGAGCATGGCTCGGCTCTACAACTGCAACCGGACGGGCATGGCCCGGCGCTACCGGATCCGGGCGGGTTTGCCGATCCGGAAACGAAAGCAGCCGAGCATGGGCTCGGCTCTACAGGGCATCTATTGTACGCCCGGTCAGCGGATCAGCGGATCTGCTTGCCGAGGCGGATGGACTGCAGCCGGTCCTGGGCGGTGCGCGCGGCGTCCGAGCCCGGGTACTGCGCCACGACGGTCTCCAGCGTCTGCTGGGCCTGGTCGACCTTGCCCTCGCCATACTGCGAGAGGCCAACCTTGAGCAGGCCACCAGCGGCCTTGTCGTGGGTCGGATAGCGCGCGAGCAGTTCACGGAACTGGGTCTCGGCCATCGGGAAATTGCGGGTGGCGTAGTAGCTCTCGCCCAGCCAGTACAGCGCGTTCGGCGCGTAGACGCCGTTCGGGTACAGCTGCAGGAAGCTCAGGAACAGCTGCGCCGAATCATCGTACTTGCCGGCCTTCAGCGAATCGAAGGCGACG
This genomic window from Stenotrophomonas maltophilia contains:
- the queC gene encoding 7-cyano-7-deazaguanine synthase QueC encodes the protein MKKAVVLLSGGMDSAAVIAMAQEQGFAVHALSVRYGQRHTSELDAAARVAKAQGVVAHKTVDVDLRSIGGSALTDDIDVPEAGGAGIPVTYVPARNTIMLSLALGWAEVLGANDIFCGVNAVDYSGYPDCRPEFVAAFQALANLATKSGVEGAGIKVHAPLQFLSKGQIVSEGVRLGVDFGLTVSCYNADANGAACGHCDACRLRAQGFTEAGVPDPTLYA
- a CDS encoding DUF2268 domain-containing putative Zn-dependent protease (predicted Zn-dependent protease with a strongly conserved HExxH motif) yields the protein MRLPFSLIAALLLPCAALAAPSQVVTDDIARFWATYDAVRAEPDAERQVALVQQRYIDPGSPGLHALMQVRNYTAREYAEAMNAWPRFWTSVRPLTANAQQASASLERDLAAFRALYPALRPATITYAVGVLRTGGTTLGDKVLLGAEMALGDERVDVSELPEKMRDRLRIFYDSRPGANNAQNNLHEYVHTQQRETTGSLAQYAVREGVAEYVAERLSGRRPALPLYSYGPAHEADIRTRFIAEMDGGNLDNWLYNSARNPFGVSDLGYYAGYRIAQEYMRRQKDEKAGIARMIELDYADPKSVRAFIEASGWLPDEAAGQRPALPDSSRR
- the queE gene encoding 7-carboxy-7-deazaguanine synthase QueE — translated: MTAVTPSNAVATPSDIVQSPLPRLKITEIFTSLQGEADTAGWPTVFVRLTGCPLRCQYCDTAYAFHGGTWWDIDDIVAEVMAQGVRHVCVTGGEPLAQKRCLVLLQKLCDAGMDVSLETSGALDVSAVDPRVSRVVDIKTPGSAEVARNRWENLPLLTARDQIKFVICSREDYDWAKALLAEHDLVKRCTVFFSPSKGEITARQLADWIVEDRLPVRFQMQLHKILWNDEPGR
- a CDS encoding alpha/beta hydrolase, encoding MRLIVLSLLLSAVSTTPLMAAEPAPSAQTTPATPLVIGETFTVQSKALGETRRINVYRPQPWGLDPKTPLPVLYMPDGGIGEDFLHVAGLVQVLSGNGSMRPFLLVGIENTERRRDMTGPSKDPQDQKIAPRIGGSAAYRTFLRDELMPQVRQRYPTTDERALIGESLAGLFVVETLLQEPTLFNSYIALDPSLWWNRGTMLAGVAKQLPAVTRVQPRVFLASSGQPELAASAAQLATLLQQASPSPLVKYLPLPEETHATIYHPAALQALRTLFPAPPPASP